The proteins below come from a single Macrobrachium rosenbergii isolate ZJJX-2024 chromosome 50, ASM4041242v1, whole genome shotgun sequence genomic window:
- the LOC136832852 gene encoding dentin sialophosphoprotein-like, with protein sequence MPVNGGPIGDLTFPYGGDLRANVIEYSDLACWLVDQFSKPEALRNRIHTQKGGKENFLFWDMSGDNTVTDTATVKYISPSREKARHPLTSLNHTSAGSSSVCSNTDKDPTPKNEETTKALKQSSLQKIKKLTPDLQNFQSQANQCMTNFTSPLSGRKRKLPARPGSLHTPLKTSKSTSDVIQRPQKCLQVDSKSSSNGGDSSEKTKSEKHQTSEKRHLNVTKRETLKLTLQEQECLSGTSCSQESLPLHESWDPNSAGSQHDKHGLQSLVFYKLEKERKSTFSFQDSSSDTNLATNTSSTSEKRKGIFSDSSHSPQTPSKDNSELSCNEKTPVRTRLRKRQIPEKLEMADSKGAVNICFQYQQSPSSTQESLPLPKNWMAMVDQEDTQGFHISLSTSLSKKIKSTTNFQHPVSSTDNAAEISSSSNTDKTEPVLTPEAPYLKSFFDTPQSPDRY encoded by the exons ATGcctgtcaatggtggccccataggggacctGACCTTCCCTTATGGGGGAGATTTGCGCGCCAATGTCATCGAATACAGTGACCTGGCGTGCTGG CTGGTTGACCAGTTTTCAAAACCAGAGGCACTTAGGAACCGGATACATACTCAGAAAGGTggaaaggaaaatttccttttctgGGATATGTCTGGAGATAATACTGTCACAGATACGGCTACTGTAAA atatatatctCCATCAAGAGAAAAGGCAAGACATCCCCTTACCAGTTTAAACCACACATCTGCTGGATCATCATCAGTTTGCTCAAATACAGATAAAGACCCAACTCCTAAAAATGAAGAGACAACTAAAGCACTGAAACAGTCTAGCTTACAAAAGATAAAGAAGCTTACACCTGATTTGCAAAATTTCCAGTCACAGGCCAACCAGTGCATGACAAATTTTACATCACCTCTCTCAGGTAGGAAACGAAAACTTCCAGCTAGACCAGGATCACTTCACACGCCACTTAAAACGTCAAAAAGTACTTCTGATGTTATCCAGAGACCTCAAAAATGCCTCCAAGTTGATTCAAAATCCTCTTCTAATGGAGGGGATTCTTCTGAAAAGACCAAATCAGAAAAGCACCAAACTTCAGAAAAACGGCATCTGAATGTCACCAAACGAGAGACACTGAAGTTAACTCTCCAGGAGCAAGAGTGTCTCTCTGGGACATCCTGCAGCCAAGAGAGTTTACCGTTACATGAATCATGGGACCCAAACTCAGCAGGTAGTCAACATGATAAGCACGGTTTGCAGAGTTTGGTATTTTATAaattagaaaaagagagaaaatctacATTCAGTTTCCAAGACTCCTCTTCAGACACAAATCTAGCCACTAATACATCATCGACctcagagaaaaggaaaggaatttttagtGATTCTTCGCACAGTCCTCAAACCCCTTCCAAGGATAACTCAGAGCTCTCTTGCAATGAAAAAACACCAGTAAGGACAAGGTTAAGAAAGCGCCAAATTCCAGAGAAACTGGAAATGGCAGACAGTAAAGGAGCTGTCAACATATGTTTTCAGTATCAACAGTCTCCATCTAGCACTCAGGAGAGTTTACCCTTACCGAAGAATTGGATGGCAATGGTTGATCAAGAAGATACTCAAGGTTTCCATATTTCATTATCGACGAgcttaagcaaaaaaataaaatcaacaactaATTTCCAGCATCCTGTCTCAAGCACAGATAATGCAGCTGAAATCTCATCATCATCCAACACAGATAAAACAGAACCTGTGCTAACACCTGAGGCTCCTTATTTGAAGAGTTTTTTTGATACTCCTCAGAGCcctgacagatattag